A window from Puniceicoccus vermicola encodes these proteins:
- a CDS encoding sulfatase-like hydrolase/transferase: protein MKSLGLLENTLIVYDSDHGCHSRTRGHEYKNTCQESSIRVPGFIRGPGVAGVGRRERSVMHNRTDELAEKQFGRVMAAWEFGEYPEGLWHDR from the coding sequence CTGAAAAGCTTGGGACTTCTTGAGAATACGCTGATCGTCTATGACAGTGACCATGGGTGCCATTCCAGAACCCGCGGGCATGAATACAAAAACACCTGCCAGGAGAGTTCGATCCGAGTGCCAGGTTTTATTCGCGGTCCCGGAGTGGCTGGAGTAGGGCGGAGAGAACGATCGGTAATGCACAATCGGACTGATGAACTTGCCGAAAAGCAGTTCGGTCGAGTGATGGCGGCTTGGGAGTTCGGTGAATATCCGGAAGGTCTATGGCATGATCGATAG
- a CDS encoding sialate O-acetylesterase, with translation MSLRKIPLLPVLSAFLFAITAQAELKLPSILSDHMVIQAEKPIKLWGWATPDAEISATFLDSTRSTRTRSDGTWLIELPAAEANAQPETIRVEGDQQIVKIEDVLVGEVWLCGGQSNMQMKLQNVDGGESAIREANFPEIRFFEARRRPNINPQDDIAGKWQKVTPQTIREFSAVGYFFGLDLSEALGTPVGLISSNKGGTPAEAWMPSENLRANPILRPYTRDLDDLYEAYPDLEDSWDEIYDEMRASHREWKKQFTIWTKLPKNEQIQTPKPEWRQEFRLRKAPTIYYNSNIHPLRFFPIRGVIWYQGEANSNNLQDAALYGTLFPEMIQSWRDAWGETLPFYFVQLPGYGGRPGIWPTTRQSQLSTWQNVPKTGMVVTIDVGNENNIHPKNKRPVGERLARFARANTYGEEIPFSGPVVKTSTRDGTVVEITFNHIEGGLAAKDGSLGGFEIADNNSGYLPAETAIHGNSVRVWSPSIDSPTRVRYAWTDTPEAYLFNGAGLPASPFEITEIGE, from the coding sequence ATGTCACTCCGAAAGATTCCCCTTCTTCCCGTCCTCTCGGCCTTTCTCTTCGCAATAACCGCGCAGGCCGAGCTGAAACTTCCCTCCATCCTAAGCGACCACATGGTCATCCAAGCGGAAAAGCCGATCAAACTCTGGGGCTGGGCCACTCCGGATGCCGAAATCAGCGCCACTTTTCTCGATTCGACCCGCTCAACTCGAACCCGATCCGACGGAACATGGCTCATTGAGCTACCTGCGGCGGAAGCGAACGCGCAGCCCGAAACGATCCGCGTTGAGGGTGACCAGCAGATCGTCAAAATTGAAGATGTTCTGGTCGGAGAAGTTTGGCTCTGTGGAGGTCAGTCCAATATGCAGATGAAACTGCAGAACGTTGACGGAGGGGAATCAGCGATTCGAGAAGCCAATTTTCCAGAAATTCGTTTCTTTGAAGCGAGACGCCGCCCCAACATTAATCCTCAGGATGACATTGCAGGCAAATGGCAGAAGGTGACACCACAGACAATTCGGGAGTTCTCTGCCGTCGGGTATTTCTTCGGACTCGATCTCTCCGAGGCACTAGGAACCCCCGTCGGCTTAATTAGTAGCAACAAGGGAGGAACACCTGCTGAGGCGTGGATGCCCAGCGAAAACCTGAGAGCAAATCCGATCCTCCGTCCATACACTCGGGACCTCGACGATCTCTATGAAGCCTATCCTGATCTAGAAGATAGCTGGGATGAAATTTACGACGAAATGAGAGCCAGCCACAGGGAGTGGAAGAAACAATTCACCATCTGGACAAAGCTCCCGAAAAACGAACAAATCCAGACGCCAAAACCAGAATGGCGCCAAGAGTTTCGTCTCCGCAAAGCACCCACAATCTACTACAATAGTAACATTCATCCATTGAGGTTCTTCCCCATTCGAGGAGTGATTTGGTACCAGGGTGAAGCAAACTCCAACAATCTCCAGGACGCTGCCTTATACGGCACCTTGTTCCCTGAAATGATCCAATCTTGGAGAGACGCTTGGGGCGAAACCCTCCCCTTCTACTTCGTGCAGCTCCCCGGATATGGCGGACGCCCGGGGATCTGGCCAACCACACGCCAATCTCAACTCTCGACTTGGCAAAATGTTCCCAAGACTGGCATGGTCGTCACCATCGACGTTGGAAACGAGAATAACATCCACCCCAAAAACAAACGTCCGGTCGGCGAACGCTTGGCCCGGTTCGCACGCGCAAATACCTACGGCGAGGAGATCCCCTTCTCAGGCCCCGTGGTGAAAACGTCAACCCGAGACGGAACAGTAGTCGAGATAACTTTTAATCATATCGAGGGAGGGCTCGCGGCGAAAGACGGATCGCTAGGGGGCTTCGAAATCGCCGACAACAATTCCGGCTACCTTCCCGCTGAAACCGCAATCCATGGCAATTCCGTTCGGGTCTGGTCTCCCTCAATCGATTCTCCAACCAGAGTGCGTTACGCTTGGACAGACACTCCGGAAGCCTACCTATTCAATGGAGCCGGACTCCCCGCCTCTCCTTTCGAGATCACGGAAATAGGGGAATAA
- a CDS encoding sulfatase family protein, with product MPVNNVLLMIADDWSPIAGCYGDPIAHTPHIDKLARQSTVFDRAFCTTPSCAASRANILTGQYSHTHGQYGHCQGIHGFRTLPSMKTLPEVLRSTPVTSALAGKTHFAPDESYPFDFRRELMKPELAKFSNQHLSDAIEDCLDAIGSKQFFLLTASGYPHRIGGDFDPNFATQEFSGIDKSYNPETIPIPEYLPDTPAVRDDLCEYYRYITRFDDFVGKTLSALEQKDRLRDTLVILLSDHGMPFPGAKASSFEAGHNCPLIISHPDIKGGSHTQSLVNWCDILPTILEALRVPLEQWPENMPGRSLLPILEDPDAKEWLKPVAYSHSFHEIVNYFPYRALRGPRYKYIRNLAYQSPLPLPTDLFDSPAYHAILSTGGSAERTQERLLHHDREGFYDLEEDPFEKRNLINDPELQGLIESYRQQLTKLRRETNDPWLEVDFQEGDLPQRHNNMDLESEKRLIR from the coding sequence ATGCCTGTAAACAATGTTCTCCTCATGATCGCAGATGATTGGTCGCCCATTGCCGGATGCTATGGGGATCCGATCGCCCATACCCCCCACATCGACAAGCTAGCACGTCAGTCGACAGTATTCGATCGCGCTTTTTGTACCACACCTTCCTGCGCAGCGAGTCGGGCCAATATCCTCACAGGGCAATACAGTCATACCCACGGGCAATACGGCCATTGCCAAGGGATTCATGGATTTCGAACTCTTCCCTCGATGAAGACACTGCCCGAGGTATTGAGGAGCACGCCCGTTACCAGTGCCCTCGCCGGAAAAACCCATTTTGCTCCCGACGAGTCATACCCATTCGATTTCCGAAGGGAACTAATGAAACCGGAACTTGCAAAATTCTCAAACCAGCACCTTTCGGACGCAATCGAAGACTGCTTGGATGCAATCGGATCCAAGCAGTTTTTCCTCCTGACTGCATCCGGGTATCCCCATCGAATCGGTGGCGATTTTGACCCCAACTTTGCTACACAAGAATTTTCCGGCATCGATAAGAGCTACAATCCGGAGACCATTCCCATCCCCGAGTACTTACCCGACACCCCGGCGGTACGTGACGATCTCTGTGAATACTACCGGTACATCACCCGATTCGATGATTTCGTAGGAAAAACCCTATCAGCGCTCGAGCAAAAAGACCGATTAAGAGACACCCTCGTCATCCTCCTATCAGACCATGGCATGCCTTTCCCCGGAGCGAAAGCGAGCTCCTTCGAGGCCGGGCACAACTGTCCTCTGATCATTTCCCATCCCGACATCAAGGGCGGAAGCCATACCCAGTCGCTGGTCAACTGGTGCGACATCCTGCCCACAATTCTTGAAGCGCTCCGAGTGCCTCTGGAACAGTGGCCCGAGAACATGCCGGGAAGAAGTCTTCTTCCAATTCTCGAGGATCCCGACGCGAAAGAGTGGCTCAAGCCAGTCGCGTATTCTCATAGTTTTCATGAGATCGTTAACTATTTCCCTTACCGGGCTCTCCGGGGCCCTCGATATAAATATATCCGCAATCTCGCCTACCAAAGTCCTCTACCACTTCCCACTGACCTATTCGATTCTCCCGCCTATCATGCCATCCTCTCTACCGGCGGGTCTGCGGAACGAACTCAGGAACGTCTCCTCCACCATGACCGGGAAGGTTTCTATGATCTCGAAGAGGATCCGTTCGAGAAGCGTAACTTGATCAACGATCCTGAACTTCAGGGTCTTATTGAATCGTATCGCCAACAACTTACCAAACTCCGCCGAGAAACCAATGACCCTTGGTTGGAGGTAGATTTCCAAGAAGGAGACCTCCCCCAAAGGCATAACAATATGGACCTCGAATCTGAAAAGCGCCTAATCCGCTAA
- a CDS encoding LacI family DNA-binding transcriptional regulator produces the protein MKSRVSMRDIAREANVSVMTVSLALRNSPRVKQQTGERVRAVAKQMGFTPDPALRALISYRNLKSTQKFRGSIAYINNTPEPNLTQTSPLHSQIFSGATERGESLGYMIREFWMHEEGLKSQRASQILLSRGIQGLVLGPQTRAHSEIEMDWQHFSVVQLGFSLEAPRFHLIFTDIFAVVARIFQELANYGYRRIGLVLQKDQDERVQNRYSGAYLAMQNKLPKRLKRIPVFSESQAKEKIGLWYDKYKPDAIIGGPELFQHLQAVRELKTPEDIGYACPFYLKRVEGMAHADGRQDEVGRKSMEILSSLIERNERGIPDSRIIHLLEPSWTPGSTLRRVGSPVSLAS, from the coding sequence ATGAAATCCCGAGTTTCCATGCGAGACATCGCCCGAGAGGCAAACGTCAGTGTGATGACCGTTTCCCTAGCCCTTCGAAACTCTCCCCGGGTCAAGCAACAGACAGGGGAACGAGTGCGAGCTGTCGCCAAGCAAATGGGGTTCACTCCTGACCCGGCTCTTCGCGCTCTAATCTCCTACCGCAATTTGAAAAGCACCCAGAAGTTTCGCGGAAGCATCGCTTACATCAACAACACTCCTGAACCTAACCTCACGCAAACTTCTCCTCTTCATTCACAGATTTTTTCCGGTGCCACAGAAAGGGGAGAGTCTCTTGGGTACATGATTCGAGAGTTCTGGATGCACGAAGAAGGCCTGAAGAGCCAAAGAGCCAGCCAAATCCTGCTTTCGCGAGGGATACAGGGATTGGTACTCGGTCCCCAGACGAGAGCCCACTCAGAGATTGAAATGGATTGGCAACATTTCTCGGTCGTCCAGCTGGGCTTCTCACTCGAAGCTCCTCGATTCCATCTCATATTCACCGATATATTTGCGGTCGTAGCCCGCATTTTTCAGGAACTCGCCAACTATGGGTATCGGCGAATCGGTTTAGTGCTCCAGAAAGATCAAGACGAACGAGTTCAGAACCGCTATTCAGGAGCATATTTGGCAATGCAAAACAAACTTCCGAAGAGACTGAAACGAATCCCGGTCTTTTCCGAATCGCAAGCTAAAGAAAAAATCGGCTTATGGTATGATAAATACAAACCCGACGCGATCATCGGGGGTCCGGAACTCTTTCAGCACCTGCAAGCAGTCCGGGAACTAAAGACGCCGGAAGACATTGGATACGCTTGCCCATTTTATCTCAAACGCGTGGAAGGTATGGCTCACGCCGACGGAAGGCAGGACGAGGTTGGCCGCAAATCGATGGAAATCTTAAGCAGCCTGATCGAGCGCAATGAACGGGGCATTCCCGACTCTCGCATAATTCACCTCCTCGAACCTTCATGGACTCCCGGGAGCACTCTTCGAAGAGTTGGAAGTCCCGTATCACTTGCTAGCTAA